Proteins encoded within one genomic window of [Enterobacter] lignolyticus SCF1:
- a CDS encoding sugar ABC transporter ATP-binding protein, translating to MTDTTAFITLENISKQFPGVLALDNVNLTLKKGEVHCLAGQNGCGKSTIIKVISGVYQPEKGAQIQLDGKLFHHLTPQLSAHYGIQVIYQDLSLFPNFSVAENIAVNRYLPGGDIWVRRGAMKQQALAAMKRIGVTIDPDKKVEKLSIADRQLVAICRAIAADARLVIMDEPTASLTRQEVNGLLRVVNELKTAGICVVFVSHRLDEVMEVADRISVMRDGKLVGTFPAQALDSHELAFQMTGQRFHYSPLAEKPPVESTPMLELRNLSRKGKYRNISLSLNRGEIVSIVGLLGAGRTELCLSLFGMTHPESGDIRINGERVTFRNNHDAIRRGIGYVSEDRLTQGLIMEQSIYDNTIVTVFDKLHTRSGLLDHDKAQTLVADLIRELNIKVSDPQLPVKTLSGGNAQRIAIAKWVATHPRILILDSPTVGVDIANKEGIYQIARSLAEQGMAVLMICDEIPEAYYNSHRVLVMRRGELVAEFNPHRCSEAEIAEVVNE from the coding sequence ATGACAGACACCACCGCATTTATCACTCTTGAGAATATCAGCAAACAATTCCCGGGCGTGCTGGCGCTGGATAACGTGAACCTGACGCTAAAAAAAGGGGAGGTCCACTGTCTGGCGGGGCAGAACGGCTGCGGTAAAAGCACCATTATAAAAGTGATCTCCGGCGTCTATCAGCCGGAGAAAGGGGCGCAGATTCAGCTCGACGGTAAGCTGTTCCACCATCTGACGCCGCAGCTCTCCGCCCATTACGGTATTCAGGTTATCTACCAGGATCTTTCGCTATTTCCTAACTTCAGCGTGGCGGAGAACATTGCCGTCAACCGCTACCTGCCGGGCGGGGATATCTGGGTCCGCCGCGGCGCCATGAAGCAGCAGGCGCTGGCGGCGATGAAGCGCATCGGCGTGACCATCGATCCGGATAAAAAAGTGGAAAAACTGTCGATTGCCGACCGCCAGCTGGTCGCTATTTGCCGCGCTATCGCCGCGGACGCCCGGCTGGTTATCATGGATGAGCCGACCGCTTCGTTGACCCGCCAGGAGGTTAACGGCCTGCTGCGGGTGGTCAACGAGCTGAAAACCGCAGGCATTTGCGTGGTCTTCGTCAGCCACCGCCTCGACGAGGTAATGGAGGTGGCGGACCGCATCAGCGTCATGCGCGACGGTAAACTCGTCGGCACCTTTCCGGCCCAGGCGCTCGACAGCCACGAGCTGGCCTTCCAGATGACCGGACAGCGTTTTCACTACAGCCCGCTGGCCGAAAAACCGCCGGTGGAAAGCACGCCGATGCTGGAGCTGCGCAACCTCAGCCGCAAGGGAAAATACCGCAACATCAGCCTGTCGCTTAATCGCGGCGAAATTGTGTCGATCGTCGGTCTGCTGGGCGCCGGACGCACCGAGCTGTGCCTGAGCCTGTTCGGTATGACGCATCCGGAAAGCGGCGATATCCGCATTAACGGCGAGCGGGTGACGTTTCGCAACAACCATGACGCTATCCGGCGCGGTATCGGCTACGTCTCGGAGGACCGCCTGACCCAGGGGCTTATCATGGAACAGTCTATCTACGATAACACCATCGTCACGGTGTTCGATAAGCTCCATACCCGCAGCGGCCTGCTCGACCATGATAAAGCGCAAACGCTGGTCGCCGACCTGATTCGCGAGCTGAACATTAAGGTCTCCGATCCGCAGCTGCCGGTAAAAACCCTGTCCGGCGGCAACGCCCAGCGCATTGCCATCGCCAAGTGGGTGGCGACGCATCCGCGGATACTGATTCTCGACTCCCCGACCGTCGGCGTCGATATCGCCAATAAAGAAGGTATTTATCAGATAGCCCGCAGCCTCGCGGAACAGGGGATGGCGGTGCTGATGATCTGCGATGAAATCCCGGAAGCGTATTACAACAGCCACCGAGTGCTGGTGATGCGCCGCGGCGAGCTGGTCGCGGAGTTTAATCCCCATCGCTGTAGCGAAGCGGAGATTGCTGAGGTGGTCAATGAATAA
- a CDS encoding autoinducer 2 ABC transporter substrate-binding protein — protein sequence MKFKLALLSATLVSACMLSGTSFAAEKYEIAVVAKVTGIPWFNRMEVGVNDAAKKLDVNAYQTGPSTPDPAQQVKVIEDLIAKNVNAIIVVPNDAKVLEPVLKKARDKGIVVLTHESPDQQIGQWDIETIDSQKYAQANVDELAKDMGGKGGYAIYVGSLTVPLHNAWADAAIKYQKEKYPDMFEVTSRLPVAESIDKSYSTTLDLMKTYPQMKGIIGFGSLGPIGAGQAVQKKRAKDKVAVVGIAMPGQAAPYLMRGDIKKALLWDPKDAGYALVTVADQLLKGKAVTPDLTIDGLGKADVDMDKKVIRFNKILEVTKDNAQSLGF from the coding sequence ATGAAATTCAAACTCGCATTACTCAGCGCAACTCTGGTTTCTGCATGCATGTTGTCCGGTACATCCTTTGCGGCGGAAAAGTATGAAATCGCAGTGGTGGCGAAAGTCACCGGAATTCCCTGGTTTAACCGTATGGAAGTCGGCGTCAACGACGCCGCGAAAAAGCTCGACGTCAACGCCTATCAGACCGGGCCTTCTACCCCGGATCCTGCCCAGCAGGTGAAGGTTATTGAAGATCTGATCGCCAAGAACGTTAACGCAATTATCGTGGTGCCAAACGACGCGAAAGTGCTGGAGCCGGTGCTGAAAAAAGCGCGCGATAAGGGCATCGTCGTGTTGACCCACGAATCCCCGGATCAGCAAATCGGTCAGTGGGATATCGAAACTATCGATAGCCAAAAATACGCGCAGGCCAACGTTGATGAGCTGGCGAAGGATATGGGCGGCAAAGGCGGTTACGCCATTTATGTTGGCTCCTTAACCGTGCCGCTGCACAACGCGTGGGCTGATGCCGCCATCAAGTACCAGAAAGAAAAGTATCCGGATATGTTTGAAGTCACCTCGCGCCTGCCGGTGGCGGAAAGCATCGATAAGTCCTATTCCACAACGCTTGATCTGATGAAAACCTATCCGCAAATGAAAGGGATCATCGGCTTTGGCTCTCTGGGCCCCATTGGCGCAGGCCAGGCGGTGCAGAAAAAACGCGCTAAGGATAAAGTCGCCGTCGTCGGCATCGCCATGCCGGGTCAGGCAGCGCCTTACCTGATGCGCGGCGATATCAAAAAAGCGCTGCTGTGGGATCCGAAAGATGCCGGCTACGCGCTGGTGACGGTCGCCGACCAGCTGCTGAAGGGCAAAGCCGTAACGCCCGATCTGACTATTGACGGTTTAGGGAAAGCCGATGTCGACATGGATAAGAAAGTGATCCGCTTTAACAAGATCCTCGAAGTCACGAAAGACAACGCACAATCGCTCGGTTTCTAA